The proteins below come from a single Gordonia sp. X0973 genomic window:
- a CDS encoding FAD-binding dehydrogenase, with amino-acid sequence MVTRRQALAGSAAAVAAVAFAGRTATAAGSPSQHADALIVGHGLSGLVAACELAARGKKVVIVDQESEKNLGGQAFWSLGGLFFIDSPEQRLMGIRDTLDDARRDWMTTAGFDRGADRRDGEDYWARRWAEKYLEFAAGEKRDWLAGMGVSWVPVVGWAERGTGRRRDPGNSVPRFHMTLGTGPGIVEPFERRVREFQRAGLVRFRFGHRVDELLTVGGAVTGVAGTVLADHGAPRGRAGTREPVAGFELRAPLVIVASGGIGGNQDLVRKYWPARLGTPPAFMVTGVPAHVDGRMLDITARAGGRLVNRDRMWHYTEGLRNHSPIWPGHGIRVLAAPSSMWFDATGRRFPSPGIPSLDTLGTLELIQKTGHGHSWFVLNREIIAKEFILSGSEQNPELTAKNLPAYLASRTRGVPAPVQAFVDRGPDFVTARTIGELAGKMNRLAGNDLLNADELRRQVAHRDAEARKPQSTDPGIRQIRRSRAYTGDNLFRTTELKPITDAGAGPLIAIKMNILTRKSLGGLQTDLSGRVIGGDGQPVPGLFAVGEAAGFGGGGYHGYRALEGTFLGGCLFTGRQTGRAAARML; translated from the coding sequence ATGGTCACCCGCCGGCAGGCGCTCGCGGGGAGCGCCGCGGCTGTTGCCGCGGTGGCCTTCGCGGGGAGGACCGCGACCGCGGCGGGCAGTCCGTCGCAACACGCCGACGCCCTCATCGTCGGCCACGGGCTGTCCGGACTGGTCGCCGCCTGCGAACTCGCCGCCAGGGGCAAGAAGGTCGTGATCGTCGACCAGGAATCGGAGAAGAACCTCGGCGGCCAGGCCTTCTGGAGCCTCGGCGGGCTGTTCTTCATCGACTCGCCGGAGCAGCGCCTGATGGGCATTCGCGACACGCTCGACGACGCCCGGCGGGACTGGATGACAACCGCGGGATTCGACCGCGGCGCCGACCGGCGCGACGGCGAGGACTACTGGGCGCGCCGATGGGCGGAGAAGTACCTGGAATTCGCGGCTGGCGAGAAGCGCGATTGGCTGGCCGGGATGGGGGTGTCGTGGGTGCCGGTGGTCGGCTGGGCCGAACGCGGCACCGGCCGGCGCCGGGATCCCGGGAACTCCGTGCCGCGCTTCCACATGACCCTCGGCACCGGTCCCGGGATCGTGGAACCCTTCGAGCGCCGCGTTCGCGAGTTCCAGCGCGCCGGACTCGTCCGCTTCCGCTTCGGTCACCGCGTCGACGAACTGCTGACCGTCGGTGGTGCCGTGACCGGCGTGGCGGGGACGGTGCTCGCGGACCACGGTGCTCCCCGCGGCAGGGCGGGTACCCGCGAACCCGTCGCCGGATTCGAGCTCCGCGCCCCACTCGTGATCGTCGCATCGGGCGGTATCGGCGGAAACCAGGATCTCGTCCGCAAGTATTGGCCCGCGCGGCTGGGAACCCCGCCGGCCTTCATGGTGACCGGTGTGCCGGCCCACGTGGACGGCCGGATGCTCGACATCACCGCACGCGCGGGCGGCCGACTCGTCAACCGCGACCGCATGTGGCACTACACCGAGGGCCTGCGGAACCACTCCCCGATTTGGCCCGGCCACGGCATCCGCGTCCTGGCGGCGCCGTCGTCGATGTGGTTCGACGCGACCGGCCGCCGATTCCCCAGCCCGGGCATCCCGAGCCTGGACACCCTGGGAACCCTCGAACTGATCCAGAAGACCGGCCACGGTCACTCGTGGTTCGTGTTGAACCGCGAGATCATCGCGAAGGAGTTCATCCTCTCCGGTTCCGAGCAGAACCCCGAGCTGACGGCGAAGAACCTGCCCGCCTACCTCGCGAGTCGTACCAGGGGCGTACCCGCGCCGGTGCAGGCCTTCGTCGACCGTGGACCCGACTTCGTCACCGCCCGGACCATCGGCGAGTTGGCCGGCAAGATGAACCGCCTCGCCGGAAACGATCTGCTGAACGCCGACGAGCTCCGCCGACAGGTGGCGCATCGCGACGCCGAAGCGCGGAAGCCGCAGTCGACCGACCCCGGCATCCGGCAGATCCGCCGCTCGCGGGCCTACACGGGCGACAACCTGTTCCGGACCACGGAATTGAAGCCCATCACCGACGCCGGCGCCGGGCCGCTCATCGCGATCAAGATGAACATCCTGACCCGCAAGTCGCTCGGCGGTCTGCAGACCGACCTGTCCGGCCGGGTGATCGGCGGCGACGGACAACCCGTTCCCGGGCTCTTCGCGGTCGGCGAGGCCGCCGGTTTCGGCGGCGGTGGCTACCACGGCTACCGCGCACTCGAGGGCACCTTCCTGGGCGGTTGCCTGTTCACCGGGCGACAGACCGGCCGTGCCGCCGCCCGCATGCTCTGA
- a CDS encoding serine hydrolase, whose product MTHTRRRLAQLCSALAITTAAVAGQAAQAQATPTAINGWRHQITDSRSLLAAVQGGELLGVPPLPDLASGAAATLGSPEYWSNWVHEAMRNNKFLLPLPVDVIKPDVFLPHQTVAAGAPAPLQVKPAAFDVGAVTYRWSGRTKTVRDFVRDTGTDALLLTHNGSLLSQTYANGYRRDRKHLGWSATKSVISTVVGIAVDEGRIASLDDPIDRYVPALRRTAWQGTTIRNILRMRSGVKWDEHTSEISKNDQFLQWIDLALDYYSNGRIGKTRNGFLRSLPRVEPQGVRFNYNSGNTQVLGWMLESIYAKPLSRVLSDKIWKPAGMEADGAIMTDRTGAALGSMSLFARPVDFLRFGEMIRNGGVAGNGRRVVSSAWVTEATTNRKPARDAGDEHQGSYGYQWWSGATPRGFQANGFQGQYITVVPESCLTGVRMAHTMQMAPSGDFAGQGNDEWHTVLRAISKRVGPCG is encoded by the coding sequence ATGACCCACACCCGCCGCCGCCTCGCACAGCTCTGCAGCGCGCTGGCCATCACGACCGCCGCAGTGGCCGGCCAAGCCGCGCAGGCGCAAGCGACGCCCACGGCGATCAACGGCTGGCGACACCAGATCACCGATTCGCGCTCGCTGCTGGCGGCGGTGCAGGGCGGTGAACTGCTCGGCGTCCCACCCCTTCCGGACCTCGCATCCGGTGCGGCCGCCACCCTGGGGTCTCCCGAGTACTGGTCCAACTGGGTGCATGAAGCCATGCGCAACAACAAATTCCTGCTGCCGCTTCCGGTCGACGTCATCAAACCCGACGTCTTCCTTCCCCATCAGACGGTGGCCGCGGGGGCGCCCGCCCCACTTCAGGTGAAGCCGGCGGCCTTCGACGTCGGAGCGGTCACGTACCGGTGGTCGGGTCGTACGAAGACGGTGCGCGACTTCGTCCGGGACACCGGGACCGACGCCCTGCTCCTGACCCACAACGGGTCCCTTCTCTCGCAGACCTACGCCAACGGCTATCGGCGGGATCGGAAACACCTCGGGTGGTCGGCCACCAAATCCGTGATCTCCACCGTCGTGGGCATCGCCGTCGACGAGGGGCGGATCGCCTCGCTCGATGACCCGATCGACCGGTACGTCCCCGCCCTCCGTCGCACCGCGTGGCAGGGGACGACCATCCGCAACATCCTTCGCATGCGGTCGGGGGTCAAGTGGGATGAACACACCTCGGAGATCTCCAAGAACGACCAGTTCCTGCAGTGGATCGATCTCGCCCTGGACTACTACTCGAACGGTCGAATCGGCAAGACCCGCAATGGGTTCCTCCGCTCCTTGCCCCGCGTCGAACCGCAGGGAGTGAGGTTCAACTACAACAGCGGCAACACCCAGGTGCTGGGATGGATGCTGGAGTCGATCTACGCGAAACCGCTGAGCAGGGTCCTCTCCGACAAGATCTGGAAGCCGGCCGGTATGGAGGCCGACGGGGCGATCATGACCGATCGCACCGGGGCGGCCCTGGGCTCGATGTCGCTGTTCGCCCGCCCGGTGGACTTCCTCCGGTTCGGCGAGATGATCCGCAACGGAGGAGTGGCGGGCAACGGTCGTCGGGTGGTGTCCTCGGCCTGGGTCACCGAGGCCACGACGAACCGCAAGCCCGCCCGCGACGCCGGTGACGAGCACCAGGGCTCCTACGGATACCAGTGGTGGTCCGGCGCGACACCGCGCGGTTTCCAGGCCAACGGCTTCCAGGGGCAGTACATCACCGTCGTCCCGGAGAGCTGTCTGACCGGCGTCCGGATGGCGCACACCATGCAGATGGCGCCGTCGGGTGACTTCGCCGGCCAGGGAAACGACGAATGGCACACGGTCCTGCGCGCGATCTCGAAGCGCGTAGGGCCGTGCGGATAG
- a CDS encoding TetR/AcrR family transcriptional regulator produces the protein MANAVRDQILAVTLDLIGEKGIGGVSNRAIAKAAGVSLGTLTYHFESQEDLLSEALNLFVDDEVARLTAIKERLATTSPLDVEATFEQARIEVEDRANRNGQIAQLELYLHASRAEGLKDAARRCFAAYDQVATSLLEGADLPGSTRYAPLFVALVDGLELRRLAVDAPAIDLSEALDIVRAGIESRSAASEG, from the coding sequence ATGGCCAACGCCGTCCGTGACCAGATCCTCGCCGTGACCCTCGATCTGATCGGCGAGAAGGGAATCGGCGGCGTCAGCAACCGCGCGATAGCAAAGGCCGCCGGTGTCTCCCTCGGAACCCTGACCTACCACTTCGAGAGTCAGGAGGACCTCCTGAGCGAGGCCCTCAACCTGTTCGTCGACGACGAGGTCGCGCGCCTCACCGCCATCAAGGAACGCCTGGCGACGACGAGCCCGCTCGACGTCGAGGCCACCTTCGAACAGGCCCGGATCGAAGTCGAAGACCGCGCGAACCGCAACGGGCAGATCGCCCAGCTCGAACTGTATCTCCACGCATCGCGCGCGGAAGGTCTGAAGGACGCCGCCCGCCGTTGCTTCGCCGCCTACGATCAGGTCGCCACCTCACTGCTGGAAGGGGCCGACCTTCCCGGCTCGACGCGCTACGCCCCGCTGTTCGTCGCGCTCGTCGACGGCCTCGAACTGAGGCGGCTGGCCGTCGACGCGCCCGCGATCGACCTCAGC